Proteins encoded in a region of the Prunus persica cultivar Lovell chromosome G4, Prunus_persica_NCBIv2, whole genome shotgun sequence genome:
- the LOC109948432 gene encoding BAHD acyltransferase At5g47980-like — MVSEIKVEVIHKETIEPSSPTPHHLKKINLSVFDQFQSEIYIPLLLFYPSTSDEGNIDHKSLFAEKSKLLKRSLSEALTHFYPFAGEFVYNASITCNDHGALFLDAQVNCPISKILEKPDFQVLNQFLPTAIESKQAEAGYILLVQASLFECGGLAIGVSILHKVADASTLSAFIKRWAAIALGSASTTDHVEFGVAASLFPPMDFFSSPQFSIILSNKNCITKRFVFDASKIAALKSKAATTVPNPTRVEVVSALIWKCIIQASGSKLGVIKPSLWCPVVNMRKRSLQGLAQNILGNFVWGFAAMAMESEVKFESLVVKLRKGIEQYKEKYPNGVTGEDIFQTIKGSGNLAERDDLETNTCSSWCRLPLYETEFGWGKPSWVSTRSTFKNTIMLMDLSDGEGIEASVTLKEEDMTIIESNEELLAYASLNPTVI, encoded by the coding sequence ATGGTTTCAGAGATCAAGGTTGAAGTCATTCACAAGGAAACAATTGAACCATCCTCTCCAACTCCTCACCAccttaaaaaaatcaacctCTCTGTTTTTGATCAGTTTCAATCAGAAATTTATATCCCACTACTTCTCTTCTATCCCAGTACTAGTGATGAGGGCAACATTGATCACAAATCTTTGTTTGCTGAAAAATCCAAGCTTCTAAAGAGATCATTATCTGAAGCCCTCACTCACTTTTACCCCTTTGCAGGGGAATTCGTATATAATGCCTCGATCACCTGCAATGACCACGGGGCTTTATTTCTGGACGCGCAAGTCAACTGTCCCATATCGAAGATTTTGGAGAAACCCGATTTTCAGGTCCTAAATCAATTTCTTCCAACTGCTATAGAATCCAAACAAGCCGAAGCAGGCTATATTCTACTAGTTCAGGCCAGCTTGTTTGAATGTGGTGGATTGGCAATTGGAGTCAGCATTCTACATAAGGTCGCCGATGCCTCTACCCTCAGCGCATTCATCAAAAGATGGGCTGCAATTGCACTTGGCTCGGCAAGTACTACTGATCATGTAGAATTTGGTGTTGCAGCTTCTCTTTTCCCTCCCATGGATTTCTTCAGCTCACCCCAGTTTTCAATAATACTTTCTAACAAAAACTGTATAACAAAGAGATTTGTATTTGATGCCTCAAAGATTGCTGCTCTCAAGTCCAAAGCTGCCACCACAGTGCCAAACCCCACACGGGTTGAAGTAGTGTCTGCGCTCATTTGGAAATGCATAATACAAGCATCCGGATCAAAGTTGGGTGTTATAAAGCCATCTTTGTGGTGTCCGGTTGTGAATATGCGCAAGAGATCGCTGCAGGGCTTGGCACAAAACATATTGGGGAATTTTGTGTGGGGGTTTGCAGCAATGGCAATGGAAAGTGAGGTAAAATTTGAAAGCTTGGTTGTTAAACTCAGGAAAGGCATTGAGCAATACAAGGAAAAGTATCCGAATGGTGTTACTGGTGAGGATATATTTCAAACCATTAAAGGGTCTGGCAACCTCGCGGAAAGGGATGATTTAGAAACCAATACTTGCAGCAGCTGGTGTAGGCTTCCCTTGTACGAAACCGAATTTGGATGGGGAAAGCCGTCATGGGTGAGTACTCGTAGTACGTTCAAGAATACAATTATGTTGATGGATTTGAGCGATGGGGAAGGCATAGAAGCGTCGGTGAcattgaaagaagaagacatgacCATAATTGAAAGCAATGAGGAGCTGCTTGCATACGCTTCTCTAAATCCAACTGTCATTTAA
- the LOC109948962 gene encoding BAHD acyltransferase At5g47980-like has protein sequence MASEIKVEVIHKHTVKPSSPTPHHLRSLGLSGFDQFQPDIHIPLILFYPSSSDEIDNFDHSEKSKLLKKSLSEALTRFYPFAGKFEYNVSISCNDHGAAFLETQVNCPISKILDKPEFSNLNQLLPTAIGAKQAEAGYLLLAQANFFECGGLEIGVSISHKVADASTFSTFIKSWAQIALGTTSTTDHVVLPAEFGVTASLFPPQDFFNSTQPTVHFPKEKCITRRFVFDASNIAALKAKAASATVPNPTRVEAVSALIWKCAMEASRSNLGFKKPSVCCQAMDMRKRSSGHAFAENIFGNFVWCFTAMALESEFDFKSLVAKLRKSLEEYRKKYPNGVSGDVVLQTIKESGNLARDDVETYMCTSWCRFPFYETNFGWGKPSWVSIRSIEIKNMVALMDMSDGVGIEASLTLKKDDMAMIESSKELLAYATLNPTVI, from the coding sequence ATGGCTTCAGAGATCAAGGTTGAAGTAATTCACAAGCACACAGTTAAGCCATCATCTCCAACTCCTCACCACCTTAGAAGTTTGGGCCTCTCTGGTTTTGATCAGTTTCAACCTGATATTCATATCCCACTAATTCTCTTCTATCCCAGCAGTAGTGATGAGATTGATAATTTTGATCATTCTGAAAAATCCAAGCTTCTAAAGAAATCATTATCTGAAGCCCTCACTCGATTCTACCCCTTTGCAGGAAAATTCGAATATAATGTTTCCATCAGCTGCAATGATCATGGAGCTGCCTTTCTTGAAACGCAAGTCAACTGTCCCATATCAAAGATTTTGGACAAACCTGAATTTTCGAACCTAAATCAATTGCTTCCAACTGCTATAGGAGCCAAACAAGCAGAAGCAGGCTATCTTCTACTAGCTCAGGCCAACTTCTTTGAATGTGGTGGATTGGAAATTGGGGTCAGCATTTCACATAAGGTCGCTGATGCCTCAACATTCAGCACATTCATCAAAAGCTGGGCTCAAATTGCCCTTGGCACAACCAGCACTACCGATCATGTCGTGCTTCCTGCAGAATTTGGTGTTACAGCTTCTCTATTCCCACCCCAAGATTTCTTCAACTCAACCCAACCCACCGTGCATTTTCCTAAAGAGAAATGTATAACACGGAGGTTTGTGTTTGATGCCTCAAATATTGCTGCTCTCAAGGCCAAAGCGGCCAGTGCCACAGTGCCAAATCCTACACGAGTTGAAGCAGTGTCAGCACTCATTTGGAAATGCGCAATGGAAGCGTCAAGATCGAATTTGGGTTTTAAAAAGCCATCAGTGTGTTGTCAAGCAATGGACATGAGGAAAAGATCATCAGGGCATGCCTTCGcagaaaatatatttgggaATTTTGTGTGGTGCTTCACGGCAATGGCCTTAGAGAGTGAATTTGACTTCAAAAGTTTGGTTGCTAAACTCAGAAAAAGCCTTGAGGAATATAGAAAAAAGTATCCCAATGGGGTTAGTGGTGATGTTGTATTGCAAACCATCAAAGAGTCTGGTAACCTGGCAAGGGATGATGTCGAAACCTATATGTGTACCAGTTGGTGTCGGTTTCCCTTCTACGAAACCAATTTTGGTTGGGGAAAGCCATCATGGGTGAGCATCCGTAGCATCGAAATCAAGAACATGGTCGCATTGATGGATATGAGTGACGGCGTGGGCATCGAAGCGTCATTGACTTTGAAGAAAGACGACATGGCCATGATTGAAAGTAGTAAGGAGTTGCTTGCATATGCAACCCTGAACCCGACTGTGATTTAG